In Microbacterium terrisoli, the genomic stretch GCGAGGATGAACGAGTCGACGCCCAGATCGACGAGGCTCTGCAGCTGCGCGGCGACCTGCTCGTACGAGCCGACGAGGCCCAGTGCGGGGCCGGCGCGCAGAGTGTTGAAACCGGCCCACACGTTCGGCTCGATCTCGAGGTCGCGCCAGTCGCCGCTGGTGGGCACGATGCCCGCCTGCCGCGAGACGCCCACCGAGTCGCCGCCCGCCGGTGACTGCCCGCCCAGCGGCTGCCGCCAGGCGCGGTCGATCTCGGCCCACGCGAGCTCGGGTGTGGACCGGGCGAGGATCTCGATGCGCAGCGCGAACTTGGGCGTGCGGCCCGCCTCGGCCGACTTCTCGCGCACGCGGTCGAACTTCTCGGCCAGCTGCGCACGCGGTTCAAGCCACGACAGGTAGAAGTCGGCGTGGGCGCCGGCGGCCTCGATCGCGGCATCCGATGACCCGGAGAAGTACAGTTCGGGAAAGTCCGCCCCGGCCAGCTGCGGCGGCAGGGCCCACCGATCGGTCTGGAAGAAGCGCCCGTCGTATGTGAACGGGGCGCCCGACCACACGCCCTTGATGATGTCGAGGAATTCACGGGTGCGCGCGTACCGGTCGTCGTGACCGACGCGATCGCCCCACCACAGCTGGGCGGGCCCCCCGCCACCGGTGATGACGTTGAACACGAGCCGTCCGTCCGACAGCTGCTGGTAGGTCGCCGAGGCCCGGGCGACCTCGAGCGGGTGCAGGAATCCGGGCTGATAGGCGACCATGAACCGGTAGGTGCCAGTGCCGGCCAGCAGCGCACTCGCGTACGCCCACGGGTCATCGGTGGAGGGGAACGACGGCAGCAGTCCGCCGGTGAACCCGGCCGATTCACTGGCCTTGGCCACCAGCAGGGCGTGGTCGATGTAGCTGAACGTGTCATCGACCTCGCCCTCGCGGCGGAACGGCGCGACGTTGCCGGTCGTCACACCGCGGGCGTTGCCGCGGCCGTACTTGTGCGGCGTCGAAAGGCTGGCGTGGTCGCCTTCCATCGCGATGCGCCAGAAGAACTCGGTCATGCCGCTGCCTCTTCTTTCTCGGTGTCGGTGTCTTTCTCGGTGTCAGTTCGGGTGTCGGCGGGCTCGGTCGCCTCGGCGTCGCCGACGCGGCGGCCGGCATCCAGCGCCGGCAGCACATTCTCGGCGACGCGGTACAGGTCGGCGATCGGATCGGCGGCACGGAACACGATCTCGGTCACGCCGTCGCCGATCGCTTCGGCGAGCGCGTCGATGGTCTGCGCGTGGCTGCCGACGATGCCGTCATTTACACCCGTCTGGGCGGCGTCGGCGCGCGCTTCGGCCTCGCTCACGCGGGTCAGGATGCCGACGGCCAGCGCGTGCCCTGCCGTCGGCCGCTGTGTGATCACGGTGCCGTAGACCGTGGCATCCCC encodes the following:
- a CDS encoding LLM class flavin-dependent oxidoreductase, with product MTEFFWRIAMEGDHASLSTPHKYGRGNARGVTTGNVAPFRREGEVDDTFSYIDHALLVAKASESAGFTGGLLPSFPSTDDPWAYASALLAGTGTYRFMVAYQPGFLHPLEVARASATYQQLSDGRLVFNVITGGGGPAQLWWGDRVGHDDRYARTREFLDIIKGVWSGAPFTYDGRFFQTDRWALPPQLAGADFPELYFSGSSDAAIEAAGAHADFYLSWLEPRAQLAEKFDRVREKSAEAGRTPKFALRIEILARSTPELAWAEIDRAWRQPLGGQSPAGGDSVGVSRQAGIVPTSGDWRDLEIEPNVWAGFNTLRAGPALGLVGSYEQVAAQLQSLVDLGVDSFILASTPHLEEAYRVGEHVLPLVG